In bacterium, the genomic stretch AGGATATCGAGCACGACCGCCGCCATCCCGTCAAGCGCGAGCGGCCCCTCGCGTCGGGTCGTCTCGACGTGCGCGCGGCGGAGATCGCAGCCTTGGTGCTGGCGGTGGTCTCGCTCGGCGGCGCGTTGCTGCTCGGGCTGCGCTTCGCGCTGATCGCCGCCATGTTCCTGCTGCTCAACGTGGCCTATACGCACGGGTTGAAGCGCCTGGTCATCCTGGACGTGGTCGGGATCGCCATCGGCTTCGTCCTGCGCGCGATCGCGAGTGTCGAGGTCCTGCGCGACGCCGCCTACCACATACCGCTCTCGAACTGGCTCATCCTGTGCACCTTCCTGCTCGCCCTCTTCCTCGGTTTCGCCAAGCGCCGCGCCGAGTACATGCACGTGCTGCCGGCCGGCCTGGAGACGAGACCGTCCCTGAGGTTCTACAACGAGCTGACCCTCAATCTCCTGATCGGCGGCACCTTCGCCCTGACCGTCACCGCGTACGCTATGTACACCATGTCACCGGGCACCGTCGCGCAGTTCGACACCTGGCATCTGGTCATGACGGTGCCCTTCGTCGTCTGGGGGCTGGGACGCT encodes the following:
- a CDS encoding decaprenyl-phosphate phosphoribosyltransferase → MKTSSIRTIFESLRPRQWTKNLILFAGLIFSQHATDPTLLWRATVGGILFCLLSGVVYIFNDIKDIEHDRRHPVKRERPLASGRLDVRAAEIAALVLAVVSLGGALLLGLRFALIAAMFLLLNVAYTHGLKRLVILDVVGIAIGFVLRAIASVEVLRDAAYHIPLSNWLILCTFLLALFLGFAKRRAEYMHVLPAGLETRPSLRFYNELTLNLLIGGTFALTVTAYAMYTMSPGTVAQFDTWHLVMTVPFVVWGLGRYLVLIFMDGQGSMPHEVLLTDIWIQLALLGWIVTACLVIGLQG